A genomic window from Meiothermus cerbereus DSM 11376 includes:
- a CDS encoding FAD-linked oxidase C-terminal domain-containing protein, whose protein sequence is MNPGLQELTRLFPPSRLLHRPGELAPYESDALTAFRARPLAVVLPESHDEVVAAVRFCAQHQLPYVARGSGTSLSGGSLPIEGGLVIGLNRMNKLLRLEPKERIAVVQPGYINLQVSNAAAPYGLYYAPDPSSQPVSTIGGNLAFNSGGAHCLKYGMTSNHVLAAKVVLPDGETVTLGSESLENTGPDWLGLFVGSEGLLGIATEITLRLLPKPETYHTVLAAYDSLAKAGDAVAAVVASGLLPGAMEIMDSLAIKAAEAAVQAGYPQEARALLIVELEGEVPQVEAEARRLDQVIRQSGAYEVRVAQGAQERMKIWKGRKAAFSAVGRLSPDYIVQDGVVPRSRLGQALQEIERLSEHYGLRVANVFHAGDGNLHPLILYNGRVAGELERAEELAGEILRLCVALGGSITGEHGVGMEKKAYMTEMFSETDLAAMQRIRRALDPPELSNRGKMFPGGEAPALKHSGPHPLEQAGVIWRE, encoded by the coding sequence ATGAACCCAGGTTTGCAGGAGTTAACGCGCCTCTTCCCGCCCAGCCGCCTGCTCCATAGGCCGGGCGAACTCGCACCCTACGAGTCCGACGCCCTCACGGCCTTTAGGGCCCGACCCCTGGCGGTGGTGCTGCCCGAAAGCCACGATGAAGTGGTGGCAGCGGTGCGCTTTTGTGCCCAGCACCAGCTACCCTATGTGGCCCGGGGCTCCGGCACCAGCCTTTCGGGGGGGTCGTTGCCCATCGAGGGCGGCTTGGTCATCGGGCTTAATCGCATGAACAAGCTCCTGCGGCTCGAGCCCAAAGAGCGCATTGCGGTGGTACAGCCGGGTTATATCAACCTGCAAGTCTCGAATGCTGCCGCCCCCTATGGCCTCTACTATGCCCCCGATCCCTCCTCCCAGCCAGTCTCGACCATCGGGGGGAACCTGGCCTTTAACTCTGGCGGAGCCCACTGCCTCAAGTACGGCATGACCTCCAACCACGTGCTGGCGGCCAAGGTGGTGCTGCCCGACGGCGAGACGGTGACGCTGGGCAGCGAAAGCCTGGAAAACACCGGCCCCGACTGGTTGGGCTTGTTTGTGGGCAGCGAGGGACTTTTGGGCATCGCCACCGAGATCACCCTGCGCCTGCTGCCCAAGCCCGAGACCTACCACACCGTGCTGGCGGCCTACGACTCGCTGGCCAAAGCCGGCGATGCGGTGGCAGCGGTGGTGGCCTCGGGGCTTTTGCCGGGCGCGATGGAGATTATGGACTCGCTGGCCATCAAAGCCGCCGAGGCCGCCGTCCAGGCCGGCTACCCCCAAGAGGCCCGCGCCCTGTTGATTGTGGAACTCGAGGGCGAAGTTCCCCAGGTCGAAGCCGAGGCCCGCCGTTTAGACCAGGTCATCCGGCAGTCCGGGGCCTACGAGGTGCGGGTGGCCCAGGGTGCACAGGAGCGCATGAAAATCTGGAAGGGGCGTAAAGCTGCTTTCTCGGCGGTGGGGCGGCTCTCGCCGGACTACATCGTGCAGGACGGGGTAGTGCCCCGCTCCAGGCTGGGCCAGGCCCTGCAGGAAATTGAGCGACTTTCTGAGCACTATGGCCTGCGGGTCGCCAATGTCTTCCATGCGGGCGACGGCAACCTGCACCCCCTGATCCTCTACAACGGGCGGGTGGCGGGGGAGCTCGAGCGGGCCGAGGAACTGGCCGGGGAGATTCTGCGCCTGTGCGTGGCGCTGGGCGGTTCCATCACCGGCGAGCACGGGGTGGGCATGGAGAAAAAAGCCTACATGACCGAGATGTTCTCCGAGACCGACCTGGCCGCCATGCAGCGCATCCGTCGGGCCCTCGACCCCCCCGAGCTATCCAACCGGGGCAAAATGTTCCCTGGAGGCGAAGCCCCTGCGCTTAAGCATTCCGGCCCCCACCCCCTGGAGCAAGCCGGGGTCATCTGGCGGGAGTAG
- a CDS encoding queuosine precursor transporter: MKNYRYVDIITALFVVVLVVSNIASTKVVLLGPFTFDGGTVLFPLAYIFGDVLTEVYGYKRSRRVIWTGFFLLLLSALTFGLVGALPAPSDEFSQKSAEAFSTILGLVPRIVLASLVAYWVGEFANSYILARLKVATQGRFLALRTIASTLVGQGLDTAIFLLVAFYGVWDNNLLWTVFVSNYIFKVGVEVLLTPVTYGVVGFLKRAENEDYYDRDTRFNPFLLR, translated from the coding sequence ATGAAAAACTACCGCTACGTTGACATCATCACAGCCCTGTTCGTAGTGGTGCTGGTGGTTTCCAACATCGCCTCGACCAAGGTGGTGCTCCTGGGCCCTTTTACCTTTGACGGTGGTACAGTGTTGTTTCCGCTGGCCTACATTTTTGGCGACGTGCTCACCGAGGTGTACGGCTACAAGCGAAGCCGCCGGGTGATCTGGACTGGCTTCTTTTTACTGCTGCTGTCTGCGCTCACCTTTGGTCTGGTGGGGGCCTTACCCGCACCCTCCGACGAGTTTAGTCAAAAATCCGCCGAGGCATTTTCCACCATCCTGGGCCTGGTTCCCCGCATTGTGCTGGCCAGCCTGGTGGCCTACTGGGTGGGAGAGTTCGCCAACAGCTACATCCTGGCCCGGCTCAAAGTGGCTACCCAGGGGCGCTTTTTGGCCCTGCGTACCATCGCTTCCACCCTGGTGGGGCAGGGGCTGGATACCGCCATTTTTCTGCTGGTGGCCTTCTATGGTGTTTGGGACAACAACCTGCTTTGGACGGTATTTGTCTCAAACTACATCTTTAAAGTCGGCGTCGAAGTACTCCTGACCCCTGTTACCTACGGCGTAGTTGGCTTCTTGAAGCGAGCCGAAAACGAAGACTATTACGACCGTGACACCCGCTTCAACCCATTTTTGCTGCGTTAG
- the hpt gene encoding hypoxanthine phosphoribosyltransferase, which produces MSVFRPGNGKVQISEAQIAARIRELGEQIKLDYQGQEPHLVCVLNGAFIFMADLVRAIDMPLTIDFLAVSSYGDAQKTSGEVELLKDLRMPIAGRQVIVVEDIVDTGITINYLLRMLEARQPASLKIAALLSKPSRRQVQVPIHYLGFEIEDAFVYGYGLDRSQFDRNLPFITSQA; this is translated from the coding sequence GTGAGCGTCTTTCGTCCCGGAAACGGCAAAGTACAGATCAGCGAAGCCCAAATCGCCGCCCGCATACGCGAGCTGGGCGAGCAGATAAAACTTGATTACCAGGGCCAGGAGCCCCATCTGGTCTGCGTGCTCAACGGTGCTTTCATCTTTATGGCCGACCTGGTGCGGGCCATCGACATGCCGCTAACCATAGACTTCCTGGCGGTCTCGTCCTATGGCGATGCCCAGAAAACCAGCGGTGAGGTGGAGCTGCTAAAGGACCTGCGCATGCCCATTGCGGGCCGCCAGGTAATTGTGGTCGAAGATATCGTGGATACTGGCATCACCATCAACTACCTGCTGCGTATGCTGGAAGCCCGTCAACCCGCCTCGCTCAAAATTGCCGCCCTGCTTTCCAAGCCCTCCAGGCGGCAGGTTCAGGTTCCCATCCACTACCTGGGCTTCGAAATTGAGGATGCTTTTGTGTACGGCTACGGCCTCGACCGCAGCCAGTTTGACCGCAACCTGCCCTTCATCACCTCACAGGCCTAG